CAGCAGCTTCGGCAGCCTTGGCTTCAGCAGCCTCCTTGACAGCCTGCTTGGCGGCAGCTTCGCGGGCATCAGCCTGCTTTTGCTTGCCAACGACCTCGGCAGGGCGCACGGTCTTCTCGATTAGACCGCCCTTCTCCAGCAAGGAGCGCACCGTATAGGTGGGTTGGGCCCCCTGGCCGAGGCGAGTGCGGATCGCCTCGGTGTCGAGACGGGTCTCTTTGGTACGGGGGTTGTAAAAGCCCAGCTCCTCAAGCGGACGTCCGTCGCGGCGAGAGGTGCTGTTAGTGGCCACGAGGCGGAAACTCGCTTCCCGCTTCTTTCCAAACCGCTTCAGGCGGAGCTTGATCATCGTGGCCTTGCGCTAGGTGTCCAAACAAGCAATGTACCCCGTCGGGTGCTCATAGCTGCCCGAATCCCTTGCGTTTCTTGGCGGGCTTGGCAACTCTTTGCCCCGCCCCACCGCCACTGCCACCACCACCGCCCATGGGGCCAGGCATCCCAGGCATCCCAGGCATTCCAGGCATGCCCGGCATACCCCCCATCCCTGGCATGCCGGGCATGCCGGGCATGCCGCCGCCGCGGGTCATCTGTTGCATGAAGCCGCGCATCTTCTGGAAATCGGCCAGCACCTTGTCCACCTCGGCCGAGCTGTGGCCGCAGCCAGAGGCGATGCGGCGCCTTCTTGAGGGTTGGGAGGCCAGCAGCTCCGGTTGCTGGCGCTCGATCTCTGTCATGGAGCCAATCATCGCCTCGATCTTCTTGAGCTGCACCTCGCCTTGCTTGAGCATGCCGTCGTCAATTTTGTTCATGCCCGGGATCAGCTTCATCAGCCCGCCCAGGGAGCCCATGCGCCGGATCATGCGCATCTGCTGCAGAAAGTCGGAGAAGTCGAAACTGGCTTCCTGGAGTTTTTGCTGCATGCGGGCCACGTCGGCCAGCTCCACCTCCTTGGTGGCCTTCTCCACCAAGGTGAGCACGTCGCCCATGCCGAGGATGCGGCTTGCCATCCGCTCGGGATGAAAGGGTTGGAGCGCCTCTACCTTCTCGCCGGTGCCGATGAACTTGATCGGCGCACCGCTCACCTTGCGGATTGAGAGGGCGGCACCGCCGCGGGAGTCGCCGTCGAGCTTGGTGAGCACGGCTCCGGTGATGCCCACCTGCTCGTGGAAGGCCCGGGTGAGATCGGCGGCCTCCTGGCCGATCATCGAATCCACCACCAGCAGCACCTCGTCGGGCTGCACGGCCTGACGGATCCGCACCATCTCCTCCATCATCGACGTGTCGATTTGGAGTCGGCCGGCGGTGTCTACCAGCACCGTGTCGAAGCCCTCCTCGCGGGCCTTGGCGATGCCGGCGGCGGCGATGTCCTCGGGCTTGGCATCGGTGCCAAGGCTGAATACCTCCACGCCGATTTGGGCGCCCAGGGTCTTCAGCTGCTCAATGGCGGCAGGTCGGTAGACGTCTGCTCCCACCAGCAGGGCCCTGCGCCCCTGCTCCTTGAGGTGCAGGCCGAGCTTGGCGGTGGCGGTGGTTTTGCCGGCGCCCTGCAGGCCGGCCATCAGCACCACCGAGGGTGCACCGGGCTTGCCACCTGCGGCCAGGGGGGCGTTCTCGCCGCCCATGGTTTCAACCAGCTGCTCGTGCACCAGCTGGATAAATTTCTGATCCGGGCTAACGCCCCGCACCACCTCGGCGCCCACGGCCTTGCGGCGCACCTCCTCGACGAAGTCCTGAACAACTGGCAGGCTCACATCCGCCTCCAGCAGGGCTCGACGCACCTGCTTGAGCGCGCTTTCTACGTTGGTTTCTGTGATCGAGGCCTGCCCTCTCAGGCTCTTAACCGCCTCTTCAAATCGCTGCGAAAGCTCGTCAAACATCGCGGTGCCACTCCGGGGCCAGGGGTTGGGGCCTGGGCCCCATATTCAAACGATCGTAAAAACAAGTCCGGCTGGTCAGGGAGCTTTCTGGAAGCTCACCAGGCGCCAGATACCCCCGTCGCGGCCGAACACATAGAGGTTGCGAAGCTCCATCTTGCTGGGCTCGCCTTGAGGATCTCCCTTGGCGTTGAGCCGCTGATCGGTGTAGCTCAGCCCCACCGTGGCGGCGATGCGGTTGGCGTCTCGCTCGTTGATCACCAGATTGGTGATGTCGGTGCTGATGGTCTGGGTTTCGCCACGGGCCTGGTCGGCGTCGCGCTCTGAGGCAAGTCGATCCAGCTGGCTTGGCCGGGCCAGCACCTCCAGGGGAATGCGACTGTCTTTGCCTGCCAGGATTGCGGCCTTGGCGTCGAGCCATGCTTCGAGCAGGGCCTGCACCTGGGCTTCGCTCGGCGCTTCCTCCCGCAGGGGCAGGCTGGGTTCGGCGGCAGGGGTGGCCTTGACGGGAGGGGGGGGCTTGATGGGAAGAGCTGGTGGGGCGACCGGTTGCACCGCGATGGGAGTGCGGCCCGGGCCGGGGGCGGGAGAGCGCAGCCTTACAAACGAGGCGATGGCCAGCAGGGCCACCCCGGCTGCCACTGCTACTCCGGTAGTTGTGCGGCGCGACGGCCACTGCCTCGACAATTGACACTGCCACGGCAACTGCCACTGGGGCATGCGCTCCATCCAGGAGGAAGGACCATGGCTATCCCAGGCGTCCCGCAGGCTATCGAGCCAGGCCGTCCCATCCCAGTCCCACTGCTCGTCTTCGTCTTCCTGTTCCAGGAAGCCGCCGCTGGGGTTGGCTGGGGCCGCGCTAACCGGGGCCAGGCCCATGTCCCAGGCGAAGTCGCTTTCGGCGGGCGCTGGCAAGCGCTCTGGGGGGCTGTCGTGCTGCTCGACATAGGCCTGTACGTCGCGGTCGGCGAAGTAGGCCTCCAAGTCCGGATCAGCCTCCAGATCGCGGTAGCCGGGCAAAACATCCCGCGCCAGCCAGTCGCGGCAGTAGGCGCAGAGTTGGGCTAGGGAGTCGCTGCTTTGCTGCTCGGCCCAGCGCTTCAGTTCGGGGGTTGCTCCCTGCTCAAAGGCGCTGCGGGCTTTGTCCACCTGACCAAGCAGCAGATGCAGGCAGGCCAGCAGCGGTTGTAGTCCGTCTTGACCACTGGCCTCCAGCCGTTCGCGGGCCGCGGCGATGCGCTCGGGCTTGCGTTGGGCAAAGCCGGAGGCCGTGAGGGCGGTGCTTGCCAAAAAGTCGGCAGCCGCAGAGGCTCCTGCCCAGCGACTGAACAAATCCACCTGTTCCTGGACTGTCAGGAAGGCACGGATCTGCTTGAAAAAGGCCTGAAATTCCTCTGGGCCCATGCTCGGGTCACCGAAACCCTCCAGTCCGCCCCGGCGGGCCACCAGCTCTTCAAGCAGGGTCAGACCCTCGGCCCTTTCCGCTTGGGCCGTGAGGTTGCGGCTGAGTAGGTCCAGCACTCGGTAGGGCCGCAAACCATCGAGCTCGTCGTTTAGTTGTTGGCGAATGGCTGGTAATTGGCCCATCCGCTGCAGTAGGTGCTGGCCCTGCTGCAAGGTCTGGGCGGCGGCCTCGTAGCGCCTTTGCTGGCGCAGGTCGACGGCGGCTGCCAGGCAGGCGAGGCCAGCTAACAGGGCCAGGTCGGACTCGCGGGTGCTGCCCAGCGCTGGCGTCTGAGGTGGCTGCAGGGCCCGGCAGGCGAGCTCGAAGCTTTCGAAGGCTTGACCCGCTTCGAGTAACAGCAGCAGGCCGCCCACCTCCTTGCTGGTGGGCACATCCAGGGCGGGCATCAGCGCTGGACCGCTACCGGCTAGCGCCGTCAGGTCGGATTCATAGGCCTGGCGCCGGCTGCTGTCGCTGAGCAGGTCGGCGCTGGTGCGCAGTAGTTCCTCACGGGCTAGCAGGGTTTCCTGGGTAAATCCCTGATCTGGCGCCCGGTCGATGCGTTGCTGCAGGGTGCGCAACAGGGACTGCAAGTCCGTGGTCGGGTTGACTCCGAGCAACCGGAAATGATCGATCGGCAGTTCCAATCCAGGCCTTTCACTGGTGGCTGACTGTAGGCAGGGTCAGCGGTTGTGGCACAAATTGTCAGCTGCTGCGGGAACAGACCTCGTACAGTTGGGAAATGACGCAGGCGGACATGGGCCACGACATTGCGGCGGCACCAGGATCAGCTTCCGGAGCACCGACCTGTTCAGCCGACGTCACCAGTTTGGTGGGGGCTCACGCTGAGCGCCTCGAGAACCTTTACCCATCCGTGCCTGCCACGGTCAATCGCGAGGAGGGCTTGATGCTCTACCGCGACATGACCCTGGGTCGGCGCTTTGAAGACAAGTGCGCGGAGATGTATTACCGCGGCAAAATGTTTGGCTTTGTGCACCTCTACAACGGCCAGGAGGCCGTGAGCACGGGCGTGATCAAGGCGATGAAGATGCAGCACGACTGGTTCTGCAGCACCTACCGCGACCACGTCCACGCTCTTAGCTGCGGTGTGCCGGCCCGCGAGGTGATGAGCGAGCTATTCGGCAAGGAGACCGGCTGCAGCAAGGGCCGCGGCGGCTCTATGCACCTTTTTTCGAAGGAGCATCACCTGCTCGGTGGCTACGCCTTCATCGGCGAAGGCATCCCCGTGGCCCTCGGCGCCGCCTTCACCAGCCGCTACAAGCGCGATGCCCTAGGCGATGCCAGTAGCGACTCTGTTACCGCCGCCTTCTTCGGCGATGGCACCTGCAACATCGGTCAATTCTATGAGTGCTTAAACATGGCGGCGCTTTGGAAGTTGCCGATTCTGTTTGTGGTGGAAAACAACAAGTGGGCCATCGGCATGGACCACAACCGCGCCACCAGCGATCCGGAGATTTGGCGTAAGGCGGCTGCCTTTGGCATGGCTGGTGAGGAGGTGGATGGCATGGACGTGCTGGCGGTGCGTGCCGCCGCCCAGCGCGCCGTTGAGAGGGCCCGGGCCGGAGAGGGTCCCACCCTGCTGGAGTGCCTCACCTACCGCTTCCGCGGCCATTCCCTGGCTGACCCCGACGAGCTGCGCGAAGAGGCTGAGAAGGAGTTTTGGGCCAAGCGAGATCCGATCAAATCCCTCGCCGCCCGCTTGATCGAGCAGGGCTTGGCTAGGGCCGAGGAGCTCAAGGCGATCGAGAAGGAGATCGATGCAGAAGTGGCTGATTGCGTCGAATTCGCCCTGGCGGCCCCCGAACCCAAGCCGGAAGAGCTCACTCGCTACATCTGGGCGGAAGACTGAGGTTAAGGAAGAACGGATTTTGCTCAGAGCCGGTGCAGGTGGGCCACCTCACTGGCGATGGTATTTACTTTCGATGCTTTAAATCAGAGTCGTAAATGCTTTCCAATTGGAATTATTCCTATGAAGCGAAATGCTATGGCCATCTGTCTGCCACGGATGTAAGCCTATTTGGTCTGTGGCTCAGTAGTTTTAATTGTAAGTAAGAGGCTTGGGTTGTTTCTCGCCCGATTGCCGCATTGAATACGAGGCCCAAAAGTTATTCCATGGAAAGATCGCTCCATGTGATGAAATCTGCTCTTCCTAGCATCGTTGTGTCAAAGTCAATGAGTCTTGCTAGTAGTCTGCCTGATTCTTCATGTTCACTCCCTGGCGCAGAGGAGATCATGAGGTGATCAGATATCTCATGGTCTTCCTCCTTTGTCACGTAAATACCATTGGCTTTGAAAACCAATTGATCAAAGGTCAGGCCACCTGCCAAGGCGATTTGGTCGACTCCCTGACGGAAATCAGTGATCACATCGCCTTCCTCCTCATGGGCAAGGGGCGCGAATGTTGAAGCCATTTCCCCACCGCCCCCATGGCCGCCTTCTCCTCCAGGCAGGGAGAGCACGAACACATCCCGCCCGAGTCCGCCTGTGTAGGTATCGGGTGCATTGCCTCCGAACAGAATGTCATCGCCAAGCCCCCCCACCATTAGGTCGGGTCCGCAGCCGCCGATCAACAGATCATTGCCGTTCTCGCCGAAGAGGTCATCACGACCCTTGCCTCCGCGTAGCTCGTCATTGCCGTTGCCACCATGGACAATATCGCGACCTTCACCCCCATCAAGGAAGTCATGGCCGTTGTCGCCATAGAGCCAATCCTTGCCCTGAAGCCCCCTGAGCGTGTCATCTCCATTAAGGCCAACGATATTGTCTGGGCCAGCATTGCCTTCAAGAAGGTCTGCGGCATTGGTGCCCAACTGAGCCTCTGGCTTTTCCTCCTCTCCTTGGTCGGAGTCGTCGCAGGTCCCCGAGCTGCCCTCCAGGCTTTGCAGCGCCTGCAAGGGGGAGAGCAGGGTTTCCAGGGTTGCTAGCTGAACAGGTGTGAATGAGTAGGCTTTAATCATAACGATCACCCTCGGTAAGTCTCGATAGTCAAGATCAAAAACCATCATCTGGAGGTCCTACCTTTGGTGTGGCCACCAGATGATGCGAGCTGTAGTTGAATTCTCTACATCATTGACGTCAGAGCGCTCTCCTCTCCGCCACCAACTGTCGACGGCACACCCACCAGTAGAGCCAGCAGGCCGTTGTGGGTGTCTTCGCCATTGAGGCCTAGTTGTTTATCGGCCACCACCTGGGTGAGGCGTCCTTCTGAAAGCTCGGTGGGCTGGAAGCCTGCCTGCAAGGGATCATCGTTGCGTACGACTGTGTTCTCATCAAAGATCACGGGTGTGCCATCTTCTAGGGCAAAGGTGATGAGATAGGTGCCATCAGCTGTGAACTTCCACGGCAAACCCGACGCACCTACGTTGTAGGTGCCGGAGATGGTGAGTTCGGGGCCGAATGCTGTATTGCTGATGTCGTCGCCGATTTTGATGCTGTCGTCAGGTATGACGTCTACCCACTGATCGCCATCCCAGCTAAGCCCAGTGATGAAGTCAGCCGAATCATTTACCTCAGGTGTCACACTACCATCTTCGGCATACTGTGGCATCAGACCTTCAACCTTCTGAATTACTAGCTTCATGTAGGAATCAACCGTTTCCCCTTCCGTGCTGCTCGCATTTGCGGCATAGACAGAGGCGTACTGGCTGTCATAAGTAATGCCCAGGTCGTCAGTGGTGTCTGATGCGGTGCCGCTGTAGGGCATCCCAGTCCACTTATCGACTGGCAGCCTTGCCCCTTGGCTTTCGGTAGGTCCCTTCTTGGATGGCTTGCCGCCGCCCTTGGCGCCCCCGAGCAGCGTCATGGCGAACCCGGGCAAGGTATCCCCCAGGATTCCGCTCAGATCGCCAATCTCTTCGAAGAGGGTTAGCTCCAGCCGGACGTTCCTGCCCAGCTGGATCGGTGCCGACTCCAAGGCGTCACCGATGTTGACAAAATCGATAGCTATTGGGCTCTCTGCAGTGGCACCCGCAGAAATGTTTCCCGCCTGCCATTCGTTGCCTGTAACCCCTTGGGCGAAATACACGTAGTTGGGGTCCACCGGCACTGTGGGCGTCGCGGGCGTTGTGAAGGTGAAGAAGCCTTCTGTACCCCTCAGCGTCGGAGCCGTTTCAGGAAAAATCGCTGGGAAGGAGAGGTTGTTGCCCGCCGTGGTTTCACCTGGCCTGCCACCGCCACTACCACCCCCGCCTGGGGTCCCACCTCCAGGACTGCCGCCGCCGCCGCCAATGCCACTACCTGAATTGCCGCCACCACCAATGCCTGGGCCCTGACCGGCTGCTGATGGTGCTACTGAGAAATCCTTGCCAAGATCAGAAAGCAGCGGCTCAAATGATTTTGGTTTTGCCATTACTACGGTCTCCGGTTTCAGAGGGAACTGGGTCTACTTGGAGTTGTGATGACCTAGTGGTGGCCTGCGGCTCGCCACTGATTACCTGCCTTGTATACCCATACGCCGATTTTGATATGTAATTGCCCTATTCGCTTGCATCAAATTTGCTGCATACCCCTTAATACTTCTTTGTTTTTCTCTGCTATGTGCTGCATATCTGCTGGTTAATATTATTGCGCTGGTAAGGATTCTTGCTGGTATGCAAGAGGGGCTTGGCGCACCACCTATAGGGCTCAGCAGGCAATTAAGCCCGGCAGATGGTTCGTGTCCTCTGAGGGTGAGGTGCTGTATGGCAGCCCTTGTCGCAATCGGATCGCCGAGTCGTCACCCTGTTGACCTGGGGTCCGAGCCGGCCTCGTCAGGAGTGCGCGTTCTTACCCTTGGCTGCCAGCGACTAAGCGGCTCTGGCCAGCTTGCTCAGTCCGCTGAGGTTTTACGAACCTTTAGTCAGTGCCTTAAAGCGTGGCTGGGGTGCGGCGGGTGAGATTGCGCAGCTTGCGTAGAGCTTTGAGTTCTACCTGGCGCACCCGTTCCCGGGAGACGTCGAGCTGGCGGCCGATCTCCGCCAGGGTGTGACGCTCCTCGCCCTCCAAGCCGAAGCGCAGTTGCAGCACCTGACGCTCTTGGTCGCTCAGATGACTCAGCCAGCGCCCTAGCTGCTCCTGATGGATGCCGCGCTCCACCCGGTCGAGGGGCTCCTCCTCTGAGGAATCGGCGATCAGATCGCCCAGAAAGCTGCGGCCTTCATCACCATTTACTGGCGCATCCAGGCTTGAGGTGGTGAGGGACTGGCGCAACAGGCCATCAAGCTCTTCGATCGGCATGGCCATGGCCTCGGCGATCTCTTGGCGGCTGGGCATGGCGCCGAGCTTGTGGGCAAGATCGAGGCTTACCTTGCGA
This is a stretch of genomic DNA from Cyanobium sp. Tous-M-B4. It encodes these proteins:
- the rpsP gene encoding 30S ribosomal protein S16, whose amino-acid sequence is MIKLRLKRFGKKREASFRLVATNSTSRRDGRPLEELGFYNPRTKETRLDTEAIRTRLGQGAQPTYTVRSLLEKGGLIEKTVRPAEVVGKQKQADAREAAAKQAVKEAAEAKAAEAAAAAEAKAAAEAAAAEAASAEEVTTEAAATDEA
- the ffh gene encoding signal recognition particle protein; amino-acid sequence: MFDELSQRFEEAVKSLRGQASITETNVESALKQVRRALLEADVSLPVVQDFVEEVRRKAVGAEVVRGVSPDQKFIQLVHEQLVETMGGENAPLAAGGKPGAPSVVLMAGLQGAGKTTATAKLGLHLKEQGRRALLVGADVYRPAAIEQLKTLGAQIGVEVFSLGTDAKPEDIAAAGIAKAREEGFDTVLVDTAGRLQIDTSMMEEMVRIRQAVQPDEVLLVVDSMIGQEAADLTRAFHEQVGITGAVLTKLDGDSRGGAALSIRKVSGAPIKFIGTGEKVEALQPFHPERMASRILGMGDVLTLVEKATKEVELADVARMQQKLQEASFDFSDFLQQMRMIRRMGSLGGLMKLIPGMNKIDDGMLKQGEVQLKKIEAMIGSMTEIERQQPELLASQPSRRRRIASGCGHSSAEVDKVLADFQKMRGFMQQMTRGGGMPGMPGMPGMGGMPGMPGMPGMPGMPGPMGGGGGSGGGAGQRVAKPAKKRKGFGQL
- a CDS encoding IMS domain-containing protein translates to MQSLLRTLQQRIDRAPDQGFTQETLLAREELLRTSADLLSDSSRRQAYESDLTALAGSGPALMPALDVPTSKEVGGLLLLLEAGQAFESFELACRALQPPQTPALGSTRESDLALLAGLACLAAAVDLRQQRRYEAAAQTLQQGQHLLQRMGQLPAIRQQLNDELDGLRPYRVLDLLSRNLTAQAERAEGLTLLEELVARRGGLEGFGDPSMGPEEFQAFFKQIRAFLTVQEQVDLFSRWAGASAAADFLASTALTASGFAQRKPERIAAARERLEASGQDGLQPLLACLHLLLGQVDKARSAFEQGATPELKRWAEQQSSDSLAQLCAYCRDWLARDVLPGYRDLEADPDLEAYFADRDVQAYVEQHDSPPERLPAPAESDFAWDMGLAPVSAAPANPSGGFLEQEDEDEQWDWDGTAWLDSLRDAWDSHGPSSWMERMPQWQLPWQCQLSRQWPSRRTTTGVAVAAGVALLAIASFVRLRSPAPGPGRTPIAVQPVAPPALPIKPPPPVKATPAAEPSLPLREEAPSEAQVQALLEAWLDAKAAILAGKDSRIPLEVLARPSQLDRLASERDADQARGETQTISTDITNLVINERDANRIAATVGLSYTDQRLNAKGDPQGEPSKMELRNLYVFGRDGGIWRLVSFQKAP
- the pdhA gene encoding pyruvate dehydrogenase (acetyl-transferring) E1 component subunit alpha, with the protein product MTQADMGHDIAAAPGSASGAPTCSADVTSLVGAHAERLENLYPSVPATVNREEGLMLYRDMTLGRRFEDKCAEMYYRGKMFGFVHLYNGQEAVSTGVIKAMKMQHDWFCSTYRDHVHALSCGVPAREVMSELFGKETGCSKGRGGSMHLFSKEHHLLGGYAFIGEGIPVALGAAFTSRYKRDALGDASSDSVTAAFFGDGTCNIGQFYECLNMAALWKLPILFVVENNKWAIGMDHNRATSDPEIWRKAAAFGMAGEEVDGMDVLAVRAAAQRAVERARAGEGPTLLECLTYRFRGHSLADPDELREEAEKEFWAKRDPIKSLAARLIEQGLARAEELKAIEKEIDAEVADCVEFALAAPEPKPEELTRYIWAED
- a CDS encoding calcium-binding protein; this translates as MMVFDLDYRDLPRVIVMIKAYSFTPVQLATLETLLSPLQALQSLEGSSGTCDDSDQGEEEKPEAQLGTNAADLLEGNAGPDNIVGLNGDDTLRGLQGKDWLYGDNGHDFLDGGEGRDIVHGGNGNDELRGGKGRDDLFGENGNDLLIGGCGPDLMVGGLGDDILFGGNAPDTYTGGLGRDVFVLSLPGGEGGHGGGGEMASTFAPLAHEEEGDVITDFRQGVDQIALAGGLTFDQLVFKANGIYVTKEEDHEISDHLMISSAPGSEHEESGRLLARLIDFDTTMLGRADFITWSDLSME